The genomic interval gtcggactcgcgcaccccttaaatatttattttattctgtttttgGTATTTGTTGGTATAGTGGCAACAGAAATACATTATCTACAAAAATTTCAACTGTCTAGCTATCACGTTTCCTCAAATACAGCCTACTGACTAATAGAAAGACAGAGCGACAGTTAAGTCTAATAAATAGGGTCCCATTTTTATCtttgggtacggaaccctaaaaacgttATTCTCACAATGGCTACCAGTATTTGACGACCACATTAACAATCAAGTTCTGCGCATTTTTTGTCTGAGCCCTAATTTGAGTATCTCGTGGCGCAGTggaatttaaaactttttcatttttattataatttatggcatcttttttattaattcttaCAACTATGAAATAATGAATTCACTGCATTGTAATTTAGTGTTCTTTATTTCAGTTACAAATATGCCACTTAAAGTATTAACTCTATTATAAAAAATAGGCTAGGAGTTTATAGTTTTCATCTGGTTGTTCATTCAAATATGCAtaattaatagttaattaaaaagtaaatttcGGTTTCCATACAAAGCACATTCACATTGTTCAAAACGCAACTTGCGCAGTAATATTATATGCAAGGGAATGGCCTGTTGTACCACCTAGAGTGCTAGATTATCTCTAAATAATTCACGGGAATCTAGCATCAAGTAATAATAAAGCTGTCAGTTATATCCCTGTAAATGGTTAATACTAAATGCTCGGAATAAACTTCCAAACGCTTAACAaagataaacatttttataaaaaaaaatatgaaaagaaaTGTCATTCTTTTAAGattaaacaataattatagtcGTTAATCCTTGTCAACTACCTAAAGATAATTATGTTATAGATAATGTATAAAGAGAATCAGGCTTCataagttaatttaaaatattcacacaGAAAAAATCTACATTCGTGCTTTAATTTCACCCTTTGTTGAAAAAACTCgttaagttttttaaaattacgaAACAAATTTCAACAAAACACGTTTCCACCTACCTACAGGAAACCCCGCAGAATTGTTTTCGAAAAATTCGGACTTTTCAAACTTACGAAAGTAGGTCAACGTTGACATTAGCTTGCATTGCGTGCTAAAGCTATGGTTAAAGTCCGGAGTCCGGACAAAGAGTTGAGAAGTAAATATTAAACAAGTGCTGGGTATAGTTGGAAATCTGGTATTTTCTACAAACAACTTTATAAACACAAACGTTTGTGTGTCTAATCTTTATTGTAACATTTTAAAGctattttagagtaggcgcagaccgttgatttttcgtcggccgatagtttagtcgggtagTTGATCAGCATGGgcaatgggcatgtatgggagtgcgcacactacgccgattcgatttggccgattcttcatacaatttaaaatcgggcacaactatcggccaactaaaaatcaacggtgtgcgcctactctaaagctACGAATACTCGTACTTGctacttaataaaatataatataatcatTGAAGCATTTATTGGATACTGCGCGTATTGGTTTCAATAGGATTTACTTAAGCTCTTCTGAAATCTTAGCTTCTTTTTATATCGTGTGGGCCGTAACAACCTTGAAGTCTGACTTTATGACATTGCTTAATGAAATCAATTCCCCTCTGAATCATATTTTTTCGGATACTTAGATTGATTGCTTGCAAATCTTTAATCAAAATATTCCAACCAATTAACTATAAGTACCTATGAtggaaaatttcaaagaaaaatCATTCCTATGgctacttaaatattttatgtgcaCATTCGAAGCGGCCAGTTGATAGTAAAGTTATGACTTACCATGATAGGTCGGTGTTGTGATAAGTACAGCCTGTTTCCCTTTTTCATGTCATTTCAAGTAGAAACAAGTAACACTGTGATAGGCAACTATTACTGGGAATTCCATACAAAGTTCTGAAACAAAGGTGCTCATTGACTATAGTGTGCTCGCAGACAGCCCACAAACATTTACATGTAAATAAGAGCAAACAATACATTCATTTACATTGAAAATTCGGTTCCAATACGACCGcaagcaaaatatttgttacatgtTTGAATGCCGAATTTTAGTGTTGGTATTTTATTACGTTATCTGTTAACTTGAATTCGAAAGaggtattcatttgtttttatcatGTTAACTGACTAAACATAGAGGATATTAGAATGACATGATAAAAGAGACACGTAAAATTGTTTATATGTAAGTATTACATCTACTGATTCGTTcgcttcgtttcagccaaatgacgtccactgctggacaaaggcctcccccaaggttttccacaatgaacggtcctgcgctgcccgcatccaggctcttcccgcaacctttaccagatcgtcggtccacctagtaggaggcctgcccacgctacgtcttccagccagtCTACGCTACATCTActgatacataaaaataatttaggtcTTATGTATTCGAAGTTAgctaattattattaaagtttctcgcgctgcttcttctcagaacTGGCCCATTTCGTCTTGAAGCAGTTTaagtaatactgggacatgtaaaaaagcacttttttaAATcctattatgcaaaaaaaatgatttcaagaatattaaattgAATAATCAGCATAGTTACAATATTAAAGCGTACACAAACAGCATCAGCCAATTTGGTAGATACTGACTAAAACAACAATGCTGTACGGTCTGTGTAGCGATGGAGTAACCGCGACGCGTATTCACAAGGAATACACAAATATTGCGGTTTACGGCAATTACTCGGATTTCATACATCAACTGCCAGATTTGCCTATATAACTAGCACAAACAATACATTACGCACAGTAATGTTTAGTACAATATGTAGTATTCATTCTATGTGTTTGATAATATAATCACATTAGGTCAGAACATTATTGATTCATTTATGTAGCGAAGTACAAGCAGGCATAGAAGAAGAGCTAATCTAGAGTCAATTTGTCCCTTAATCCtccttttattataaaaaaacatgactaGATATAGACATAGAAGAGCACTTACTACTTTACGTTAAGGTGACTATAGACTCGaacatttacttgtaacagaacaatgAGCCACTCTAAATTTTCTAATATTATCAGTGTCACCCTTTCACGAACCAAAAAGTCGTACATTTTACCTTATAGTAGgtaccattcgtaagaacgttatattacatagaaatgctctgATCTATACTTacctttatatgtataaaagctGGCTCGTCTGTTTCCATTAGCAATTTGTAACCAACGACACATTCTGTTATCGCGTGATTCGGTTACACCTGCATTTAAACCGAACTACAACCTACCATCAATCTGAAATATCGGAGCAAACAAAACCCAACTTTTATCAAACCTTTTAATCTCCCTTTGTTGATGAATGACAACGTCATGGAACCTTTTATTAGCGAAGTTTAGTTATTATATCTTTTCCAAACCATTAGCTGTAGTAATTGTAATAGCTAATTCCTTCAATCATTCTTGCTTCGGCTGCCAAGATAGTCAGACCATGAGAGCATTCAGCATCAAGTTGGTGGAACGCATACTTGTGCTATGGCGACGTGTCAACTATGCGTGTCGAAACTTGACAGTGCATGGACCAAGCTTTCTTGTCCGAAAAGACGTCCATTTCATATACAGGCTGATCTACTTCATAATCTACATCAACGTATGGTGGATTGCGGTCGCTACAATTCTTCGGTACTATAACCACTACCAAGAGAACACCATCCGATTCACGACACGAACAGATTATCTAGACTGGAACACAACGTTTCCAGCTATATCGTTATGCGAGATGGCTAACGTGGAAAAAGTATTCATGCAAAgtgaaaaattaaaagaaaacgcTAATGGAAAACTCGATCATTACATACGGGAGATAACCTTCTTTACCGGCACTTGTCACAGCTGTGTATCAACATGTGAAGAGGAACCCATTTGTACTTTGAATTATTCACAAATAATACCACTTTTCCGAGCAAAATGCAAGGATATGTTTATGAGTTGTTTCTGGAACGGAATACCTTTTGATTGCTGCAACAACTTTTTGCCTATACCCACTGAGTACGGCACTTGTTACTCAATAAACAGTTTACATACCAAAAACCAACAGCTGGTTCATTTGACGTCATCTACACAACACGAACTGGTTTCACTTGAAGTGATTTTATCGCACGATTACGAAGTCTTTTTGCATTCACCTGAAGATATCCCATTTTGGAACATGGAATATGACAGACGGAtggtgatggtatacggatctcaAGCTACAGTTATTTTTTCTATAATGGATATTATAAACGAGCCAGAAGTCGC from Ostrinia nubilalis chromosome 4, ilOstNubi1.1, whole genome shotgun sequence carries:
- the LOC135071308 gene encoding sodium channel protein Nach-like; protein product: MRAFSIKLVERILVLWRRVNYACRNLTVHGPSFLVRKDVHFIYRLIYFIIYINVWWIAVATILRYYNHYQENTIRFTTRTDYLDWNTTFPAISLCEMANVEKVFMQSEKLKENANGKLDHYIREITFFTGTCHSCVSTCEEEPICTLNYSQIIPLFRAKCKDMFMSCFWNGIPFDCCNNFLPIPTEYGTCYSINSLHTKNQQLVHLTSSTQHELVSLEVILSHDYEVFLHSPEDIPFWNMEYDRRMVMVYGSQATVIFSIMDIINEPEVAMTTPEVRRCRFIEEVPENYLAYNKYSYSVCITQCRIDAQLELCNCTHHLSPIQYKDRYCDLEGLKCLTNNYDILSKLQVPDTNRTGLECDCLPSCTEPDYNVVTKKFIEPRKEVKAGTTKFILSNRPYERLTRQVARTPLDLVVAMGNCFGLCFGGSLLSIVEVVYYLCFKKWKYVKGK